Proteins encoded in a region of the Drosophila busckii strain San Diego stock center, stock number 13000-0081.31 chromosome 2L, ASM1175060v1, whole genome shotgun sequence genome:
- the LOC108594503 gene encoding LOW QUALITY PROTEIN: ribokinase (The sequence of the model RefSeq protein was modified relative to this genomic sequence to represent the inferred CDS: deleted 1 base in 1 codon), whose translation MSFLSKLKAFDLSRFTSKLRTSRRDSDMASSTEVLVFGSANIDYITYVEHLPDRGETICAMHREQCFGGKGANQCVAAAKLGANCALVANLGNDQLGNDYYNYLNQLDVDVTYVQLKEECSTGMAEVVVADNADNHVIVVGGANNLLNAKDVTRSRSMFRHARVLLCQLETDERAVLFALKQFKGISVLNASPARKDLPIELIKAPHILCINELEAAQLTNRPEIVSLYDAKAAAQQLLRMGAKSVIITMGAQGAVHLSKQQPDNCTHVPAAHVRYLADTSGAGDAFPRALLAFHLSRFPNLRRESHIQAANICAAYAVGHRGTQPSFPGPELAQHSLCSMPLIYSVIPDAPPEPEPEPEPAPAPVVADAVDAAPVAGAAAAGAAGAAAVAAEPAAEAAQPAEAAAEPQVEPEAKAAPEPEPVPETEPEPVAQAAVEPELQAKEPEPEAKEPEPEAKEPEPEANEPEPQAKEPEPQAMEPEADAQKSESEAKEPEPEATPKRDSKNDTRRPSAQQRAAEAAAI comes from the exons ATGAGTTTTCTGTCAAAATTAAAGGCGTTTGATCTGAGCAGATTTACATCGAAGCTGCGCACCAGCAGACGCGACTCGGACATGGCCAGCAGTACGGAAGTGTTGGTGTTTGGCTCCGCCAACATCGACTACATAAC CTACGTGGAACACTTGCCGGATCGAGGGGAAACCATTTGCGCCATGCATCGTGAGCAGTGCTTTGGTGGCAAGGGAGCGAATCAGTGTGTGGCTGCGGCAAAGCTGGGAGCGAACTGCGCCTTGGTGGCCAATCTGGGCAACGATCAGCTGGGCAATGATTACTACAACTATCTGAATCAGCTGGACGTTGATGTGACCTATGTGCAGCTGAAGGAGGAATGCAGCACTGGCATGGCggaggtggtggtggcggATAATGCGGACAACCATGTGATAGTTGTAGGTGGCGCTAATAATTTGCTAAATGCCAAGGATGTGACCAGAAGTCGCAGCATGTTTAGACATGCGCGCGTGCTGCTTTGTCAGCTGGAAACGGATGAGCGTGCGGTGCTGTTTGCTCTCAAGCAATTCAAAGGCATCTCAGTGCTGAATGCTTCACCTGCGCGCAAGGATTTGCCCATTGAGTTGATCAAGGCGCCGCATATACTTTGCATTAATGAGCTGGAGGCAGCGCAGCTCACCAATCGGCCAGAGATCGTGTCACTTTACGATGCCAAAGCcgctgctcagcagctgctgcgcatggGCGCCAAGAGCGTCATCATTACCATGGGCGCACAGGGTGCAGTGCATCtgtccaagcagcagccagacaaCTGCACCCATGTGCCAGCTGCTCATGTCCGATACCTGGCGGACACTTCAGGCGCC GGCGATGCCTTTCCTAGGGCGCTCCTAGCCTTTCATTTGTCACGCTTTCCCAATCTGCGTCGCGAGTCGCACATACAAGCGGCCAACATATGCGCCGCCTATGCTGTGGGACATCGCGGCACGCAGCCAAGCTTTCCAGGTCCAGAGCTGGCGCAGCACAGTCTCTGCAGCATGCCACTGATATATTCAGTTATACCAGATGCGCCGCCAGAGCcggagccagagccagagccagcgccagcgccagttgTAGCCGACGCAGTGGATGCAGCGCCTgttgctggagcagcagcagcgggcgcAGCGGGAGCAGCGGCTGTTGCAGCAGAGCctgcagcagaagcagcgcagccagctgaagcagcagctgagccgCAAGTGGAGCctgaagcaaaagcagcgccagAGCCGGAGCCAGTGCCAGAAACAGAACCAGAACCAGTAGCTCAAGCTGCAGTAGAGCCCGAACTGCAAGCAAAGGAACCTGAACCTGAAGCAAAGGAACCTGAACCAGAAGCAAAGGAACCTGAACCAGAAGCAAACGAACCCGAACCGCAAGCAAAGGAACCCGAACCGCAAGCTATGGAACCCGAGGCAGACGCTCAGAAATCCGAATCAGAAGCTAAGGAGCCGGAACCAGAAGCTACACCTAAGCGTGACTCCAAGAATGACACCAGGCGACCCTcagcgcagcagcgagcagcagaagcggcagcaatttaa